A segment of the Lycium ferocissimum isolate CSIRO_LF1 chromosome 10, AGI_CSIRO_Lferr_CH_V1, whole genome shotgun sequence genome:
TTTTCCTTTCAAAGGTTGTGCTCTTGATCAAAGACAGTCAAGCCACACCTCATAAACACTTTTCCTTTAATGACTTAGTTCCTAATCCTACTCCAACTCATACTGTTCCACCTGTTCCAACTATAGTTACTGTCCCAACTATAGCCGATCCCCCTATTTCTCATACCTCAGCTATTGATCCTGCCACATCACCTATTCTACCACCTACCACTCATGATGTGAGAAAGTTTACAAGACCCTCTAAACCACCCATATGGCATAAAGACTATGTCACTAAATCTGGTTCTGCAAGTTGTAATTACTCAATTGGTTCAGTCATAGATTATACTGGCTTATCTCAGAAGTATCAAAGTTTTGCTTCCCAGTTTCCTTTGGAAGTTGAACCTACTAACTATATAGAGGCTGATAAACATCCCAAATGGATAGAGACAATGCAGACTGAACTTTAAGCCCTGGAGGATAACAAAACTTGGGAGTTAGTGTCACTTCCTCCTGGCAAGAAGCCAATTGGCTGCAGATGGGTTTATAAAGTGAAATACAAAGCCAATGGAAAAGTTGAAAGATTGAAAGCTAGACTTGTTGCTAAGGGTTACAACCAGAAGGAGAGGATCGGAATACCCGAGACATTCTCTCCATGAGTCAAAATGGCTACGAAGAAGATCCGATTCTTGTTGCTAAGCAATCGAACATTCGGCAAATGGATGTCTACAATGCCTTCTTGCAAGGTGACTTGTATGAGAGGTGTGCATGACTATTCCCCGAAGGATTACGTGAGAGAAGGACAAGAATCAAGTCTCGGACACTCTTGAAGTCACTCTATGGCCCCAAGCGAAGCTTCTGTGCAAGTGGAACATTAAACTCACCACTGCTTTGACCTCATCTGGTTTCCATCAGAGTACTAGAGACTACTCTTTATTCACAAAGTGCCATAAAGACAAAATTGTCCTGACCTATGTTGATGACTTGTTGATCATTGGTAATGATGATCATTTGATCCAGGAGACAAAGAGAGCCTTGCAAGCAGCTTTCAAAATCAAAGACCTTGGTGAGCTTAGATACTTCCTTGGCATTGAGTTTGCTAGAAGCAAAGATGGCATTTTGATGCACCAAAGAAAGTATGCATTGGAGCTTATTTCAGATATGGGACTTGCAGGGTCCAAACCTACATCTACCCCCATGGAAGTGAACCAAAAGTTGACTACAACAGAGTTTGATCATCACATACCTTCAGAAAATTCAGATCCACTTTTGTCCAATCCTACAGCTTATCAAAGAATTATTGAGAGGCTTTTTTACCTCACAACCACTAGGCCTGATATAGCATTTGCTGTGCAATGCTTGAGCCAATTTATGCACTCTTCAAAAGAGTCTCATATGGAGGCAGCAATCAGGTTTGTCAAGTACATCAAACAAGCACCTGGATTGGGGATTTTGATGAACTCACATAGCCTCAATCACTTGAGTGTACACTGTGATGCAGATTGGGGTTCCTGTGTGAACAGTAGAAGGTCTATCACTGGATATTTGGTCAAGTATGGTTCATCTCCCATTTGTTGGAGGTCCAAGAAACAAGCTATCAAGCTTCTAGGAGTTTAGTCACTGAGTACAGGCAATGGCATCCTCGATTCTTTGAAGTTGTATGGTTAACAGGCCTGTTTCATGAGTTAAGAGTGGAGATTATGCTTTCTATTCCCCTGTCAAGTGATAGCAAATCTGTACTACAATTTGCAGCCAACCCAGTATTCCATGAGAGGACTAAGCATATTGATATGCCTTGATATGTCGTGGGAGGTGTGAAGGAACTTAGCAAGTGTGTTGATTTGCCTTGATATGCCGTGGTATACACTACTAATATACCAACAGCAATGGCATTAGTCATTGGGCTCGATTAGTTAGTTGAGCAGGAAGTTAGTTAGTCTTCTAATTGTAATTATGATGAGGCAGCTAATTACTTAGTTTGTTAGTCTTAGCTGTGTCTTAGCTGTCACTACATTACAAAGCTAGATCAATTGTATATATAGCACACGATCATGTACATTTGAGAGTAATGAAAATATATCAGAAATTTCCCAactgttttcttcttcttcttcttcttcttcttcttcttcttcttcttcttcttcttcttcttcttcttcttcttcttcttcttcttcttcttcttctaagtTCATCCATATTAACTTCACCAGTTATCATTCTCGGTAACTTCCACGGCAGATTGCAATCTTATGGGGGTGAAAGGAGTGGGTGGGGAAGGAGGAGGCAGTTTGTGAAGTGTGAAGGGATTTAGTGGTGGAAGAGGGGAggagtaaaatgggttaggggtggTGAGGTGGCAATGCTActtggcatccacctcatcaaatttTATTGCCATATAGGATGACATGTTCATGgtggacaactttaacggaggaggggtatatttgaactaaTAGTATAATggcaagggtatatttgcacccaaagtataacgaggggtatattttgccctttttcaataatacaagggtatatttgacccttttccgttataGAAATGTGTTCTAAAACTAAATTACTTTATAAAAATGTGTAATACATTTTAGGCTTCAGTCATCGACagacccctgaacttgtcctgatATTCCATTTAGACCCCCTAACTGAGACGTTGACCATCTGGACCCTCGAACACAAGCTAAACTGTGCCATTTGAACACATCGTGCCAGCTTGGCACATGCGTGCAATACATTGCTTTAAAAAGAGCGTGGGAGaccaaatttttcatttttaaaaaaaaaaaaaaattttaatcataaaaattaatttaagaaaaaatctatttaaataattaaaaaaaaaaactaaaaaacccaacccatcctctccgatctGAAAACCTAGCCCATTTCGCCGCCGTCGCTCCactttaaaatctatttaaacaaATCTCCGACAAAAAGCggcaccattttttttaattatctaaatagattttgaagtgcAGCGGCGGTGGCGGCAGCGAGGGCAGCGAAGTGGGCTAGGTTCAGATCGGAGAGGATGGTTTgggtttttcagattttttttaattatttaaatagattttaaaatatatttttcttaatttttttttgttgacataACTTATTTTTATTGGTCTATTTTTCCATATCACAGCAAGTGAAGCTTACGCACCACACTTGATCTGGACTGTGTTCAAATGGCACAGTTTAGCTTGTGTTCGAGGGTCCAGATGGTCAATATCTCAGTTGGGATGTCTAAATGGAATatcaggacaagttcaggggtttGTTGATGACTTTAGCCTACATTTTAAGAagactaaaagaaaaaataatatcacataaaaAGAAACTGAATAGTATTTTGATATGTTCTCAATAGAAAAGGGGTGTCAAGTGATGAACCTAGTTGAAATATTAAATGGAGTACTTAAAAAATAGACTTTGGTGATATTAAGCGGTGTTGCATATGAACGAGTTTAAGATCTCTAGTTAGTTGTTTTCCAttgtaccaaaaaaaataaaagctacaCTTTACTCTCAGAATTTACTGTTTAGCCTTTTTCAGATCTAgagtttttcctttttcttaaataCTGTTAAAATTACCAATAGAAAGTTCAggtctttaatttcatgaaatttgaggaagagtataaatattttcttttttgaaatatgTATCTTTCAAGAccctcaaataaaaaataaccaCAAACTATTTAATAAGATGTATCAATTGATAGTGTTCTTTCATTTCTATTTGTACTTGTTAAAAGTTATGATATTTAATAAGTATATaagaatttctcattttttatgATAATGTCGGTAATTGGTGTTTCGATCACATGCGCATTATTAACCAATTTTCAATCTTTTATACCATTCTATATACTACTGAATTAATGCACCTGAATTAAGATGGTCCAATCTTTCAACACGATAAGTGAAAGCTTTGGACGTTTTGCCAAAGCTTTATGGTGTAAATTTTTCTTGACCGTCCCTTGATAATGCAAGGAATTTGTTAGTTTTATCATGATGATATATAGAGTGGCTTTTATTTccataaaaaaatatgaattcGAGAGGAGAAAATTACAAAACCTGAAAATGCACTTAAAACACATTAAAAACTTGCAGGAACTAAGAGAATGTCTCGAAACTAATCTCTTCAGGTATGTCAGAATTTCAAGTATTGAATTAGTCTTTCGACTTGTTGCTTCCCTAGCCAGTTGACTGAAAATTGATATCAAAATAGTGCATGATTTTCTACTTGAACTCCACAACTGTTGTCTTCTTGTATGTCTGCCACTAATTTGTAATTGATCTACATATTGTTTGTATAGACTACTAAAAGAAAACTATACAAGTTTTAGTTTTTATTCCATGTGTCAACTGAGAAACTTTTGCAAACATTCTGGAAGAATATATGGTAGTATAATTTCGTGTACTTCTGATGATAATTTATTTTAGAGGTATATTGCATGAAAAACAAATCATTGAATATATCTTCCAAGCAAAATTACGCGATGTAGCTAACTTAAACATCGTATTTATGATACATACAGATACTTCCCGAAAATTACCAAACATAGTTACACTTTGGATTTTTTAGCAAATACCCTCTTTGTAGCTTAATTGCTTCAGTTGATTCTGCTACACCACGATAGCTCAATAGCACTGGACTTCAAATTATTGGGCATCTGTTCGTGCAAATTCCTTTGACCCTATTGTTGGGCAaaacggcccaaagatactcttaacatgatgtgatattgtccgctttgggccaagcccgcacggtttttcccaaaaggcctcacatcattaagagtatccaactccttataagtagcttctttttctttccagctaccaatgtggtactttgttcgcacacccaacaatctccccctcTAACTAAGTTCCACATGGCTCATTATCATACCATGGATTAGAGACATCGTCAGAGTATTTACGGTCATCGAAGCCCAAAGGCTGTGTATGTGTCTTCAAAGCTACGGGTAAAGGTCGTTGTCACAACCCCAACGAGGAGTATGAcaggctccgacccgtaggccgaaAGTCACGACTTAACGCTTACTTGACATCACctaccataactcaaagaacactcGCACGCgaaaaaggcccaacatagaaatatccgataattcaacacacacacacacacacacacacacacacatatatatatatacgcagaccgacaaggtcgccacaataTAAAGTATATcacaaagccggcaaggctatcagaaAATATCCAGAACCCAaaacaaggccgacaaggccatacataatatttacatatcccactatgtctatgagcctctaagagtgtacatatgaacatatacTACAATAGCAGAAAAATACCAAAAGACAGCAAGTCCGGAGAAGTGGCACTTGCTAACACCGCTAAAGTTGGAAAGTCCTACTGCGGTCGCTCCTCAATAACCCCCCGTCGGTGCTCGCAAGACGAAATGCGGCGTCCCGTGCAATGGGACGTCGGACGGATAAAAGTAATCTTGAGTAAGTAAGGCTGGAAttaataacataagtaaaacagaTACAAAGACAATAGAAGTAACCCGTCATCTGAGAATGTACAGTATAcaatgcatgagtttaaaatcataagcaagcacacacacacacacacacacacacacatatatatatatatatatatatatatatatatatatatatatatagtatcatcatcataacgtacccggccttttcaggactcggtgtataagtacccggccctttcgggactcggtgtgtaagtacccagccctttcgggactcgatgtgtaataccaactgatcagtggttgcacaataggtgtcgtacccggccgactatagcgcagctcggtgtagtaaaatagtgcatacatacatatataccatgCATAATAAGCCAGTAAAGTAACAACGGCCTttcagagtgacataaggtcacaACCTCTGAATGAATTATGGAGCTCGTATCGGATCCAAGGAATTAGCTTAATGGTGATAAACATAATAATATggtaagaatcaatcaaataagtaaggcattaagatttgaaatacatagcataggaatggagtgaaGTTGTTATGGAACGCTTATGTTCATGTTCTAGTTGGgttcgtgccaaagaaagaaggaaacgaacaccttacataccttatccgtcaagccaccacttaaagaatTCCTTACACCGATGCttgcccttcacccgaacctatatatcgagaaatacatctttaatcatactttcatcatatttccatcaacttataagcactaattattgaagactaatttgagttacgaaaatttgggcaaagatctcccttATATCAcatacttcctccaaataccaaaacaactcccaaacaataccaacaaaatcaacaacaacatccttaatattctacaagataaatatgtatattctcatccaaaactctcttcaaacctcaatccataaaccaacaacatcaacacaacaaactataactcttaTTCTTGTAAATATTCCAAAATCAACGTTGATAAAGAGAGAGATTcaatgattcataccttatatTTACTAAAGTAgcaagatcttcaatatttactttgtttccaagccaactccaacacaGAATGAAATTATAATCGAGACTACACGTTGTCCGGACCTTGATTAATATGCCGTAACTTGAattttactcaaaatcctcactttttatgtgatataaaagatattcttagttgctgaattttcttgaaatttttagaagtttttgatggaaaaaatggggtttttaacCTTTTTATAGTGGCTCAAAGTCGGCAGTACTGTAACAGCGCTGTAGTAGTGTTGTTTCTGTTATGTCAGCCTAAaatgtaacgtccataattctctactccgatgtcctatcgatgagagggttgttgcgttagaaactagactcgacgaacttcattttaggattttaaaacgccttaaaactcctaatatgcATGAAGATATACCTCTCCAAAGTTGATCCAAAATTCTATCCTtgattctgccaacttttttttttcttctttcaaatttttggcaaacttgtttttccttgatttgcttggtcccagagtcttccatagcttattatatgaacttaaaccctcgtaaccatgAGATAAATGCATACAATCTCCCATATCCTAGGAAATGCTCCACGTCTACACTTAAACAACTAATGCCTAGTAGATTTCACGTACAagactacgaggtgtaacattctcccccccttcaAAGACATTCGACCTCGAATGTCGGAATACCCGAGGGTTAATAAAATTTCCACGGAACGTTAGTAAAGTATCTCTCGTGATTAGAGCACCTCTAATCTCCTACATGTCACAAGTCCTAATCACAAGTCCTACATGATACCGTAATCAATGACACGCAGTCATACAATGATTAGAATAATATTCCTCATCTTATTGACTCTTAAGGGGGGGTTTAAATATAACTCTTACCTTGTAAGTGATTTGCGGATATAGCAGAACCTTGCAAGAATTCTTTCGGAGTAGTATCATCTGTGACGGGGAATAAATGGggatacttggacttcatttctgcttcggcttcccatgtcatctcttccctatctTTACTCCTCCATAGAACCTTCACTGAAGTCACGTCTTTGTTTCGGAGTCTGCGGAATTGTTTGTTGAGAATAGCAATTGGTTCTTCCTCGTATGTTAGATTTTTTGTAACTTGTATATCGTCAATACGCACGATTCTGGatggatctccaatacacttcctaagcatggacacatggaaaactggatgaaccgCTTGCGCTTCGACGGCGActccaattcataagccactcCGGCCTACCCTTCGGATGATCTTataaggtccgatatatcggggattaagtttccctttcttaccaaatcgcATCACGCCTTTTATAGGTGATATCttcagaaacacccaatcaccTACTTAAAATTCTAATTCTCGTCATCGTacatctgcataagatttctaaTGACTCTGAGCTGTACACAATCGTTCCTGATAAGCTTTACCTTTTCAATAGCCTGATGAACAAGGTCTGGCCCAAATAAGTTTGCttctccgacttcaaaccaaCCGGCAGGGGACCTACActtcctaccatataaagcttcatacggagccattttgatactggcatgatagctattgttataagcaaactctatcaaaggcaaatgatcatcccaacttccttgGAAATCCAAAGTACAcaggctcgtaacatatcttccaaagtctgaatagtccgctcggCTTTCCCGTCGATCGCGGATGGAAAGCCGTACTAAGATTTACTCGAGTACCAAGACTTTCCCGAAAAGATTTCTAACTTTGCCGTAAACCGTGCGCCTCGTTCGAAATAATTGACAATGGAATGCCACGAAGgtgcacaatctccttaagatatagcTTAGCATAGTCTTCAGCAAGATAGGTTTTTactggcaagaaatgagctgatttagttaccctatcaacaatcacccaaatagaatcgaaTTTGCGGTGAGAACGGGGCAATCCCGTgacaaaatccatattaatcacttcccacttccatgCTGGGATCTCCATTTCTTGTAATAAGCCATTGGGTttctgatgttcgatctttaccTGTTGGCAAGtggggcattgagctacaaagttagcaatatctttcttcatatcattccaccagtAAAAGCccttgaggtcatgatacatcttggtggatcgGGATGAATTGAATACGGGAGTAATGAAATTCTCGACATGATCCCGTCCCCAAGCCCGGCACATTTGGAACGCACAAACGACCTCGATGTTTGAGAAACCCATTTGAATCCAGTTCGAAGGCTGAGATCCGATTTTGCTGCACTCCCTCCTTAATATTAACTAACACTGGATCTTCATACTGTTGAGTCTTTACATCTGAGGCAAGAGTCGATTGGGATATATTCGTAAAGCAATTCCAGTGTCTTCCGAATCTAGTAAGCGAACTCCCAAATTTGCTAAGCGATGAAGTTCTCTagtcatttcaatttttttgtcgGCACATGCAATAGGCTTCCCATTGATTTGCGACTTAGGGCATCGGCTACAACGTTAGCTTTTGCCCGGGGTGATATAAAATCTCGGCATCGTAATCCTttagcaattcgagccatcttcgttgcctcaaattcaattccttttgcCTAAATATATATCAAGGCTTTTATGgtccgtatagatatcgacatgaactccatataaataatgtcgcCATATCTTTAGCGCGTGAATCACCGCCGCCACTtcgatcatgggttggataattttgctCATGTTTCCGTAGTTGTCGGgaggcataagcaatcaccttaccattttgcatcaacacacatcccaGGCCGGTGCGTGACGCATCACAGTATACAGTGTAACCCTCGGTGCCTTCTGGAAGGGTGAGGACAGGAGCAGatgtcaacttatctttcaatttctggAAACTCCGCTCGCACGCTtctgaccattgaaacttgGCCCCCTTCTGAGTTAATTTTGTAAGGGGAGGCGCtatagaagaaaatccctctacaaatcttcgaTAATATCCAAGAAGACCCAAGAAACTTGACTTCCGAAATGGTTGTTGGTCAGGCCGGGCCAACCTTAACCCGCTTCGATCTTCTGATCATCAACTTTAATACCTTTATCAGACACAATATGGCCTAGAAAATCTACTGAAgttagccaaaattcacatttgaaAAATTTGGCATACAGCCTTTGATCTCGCAATGTTTGCAACACCTTTCGGAGGTGATCAGCATGTTCTGTCTCCGAacgagaatataccaagatatcgtcaatgaacactatAACAAAAACAACCAAGAAGGGTCGAATATGGTGTTCATTAGCGCCATAAACGCCGCAGGAGCATTTGTCAAtccgaaagacataactaagaattcaaaatgcCCATATCTCGTTCGGAAAGCTGTCTTCGAATGTCTTCCCCTTTTACACGTAGCTGatgataccctgaccttaagtcaatcttcgagaagCATTTAGCACCCTGtagctggtcaaacaaatcatcaattctaggcaatggatatttgttcttaatagtcaccttattcaattgccggtagtcaatacacattcttagTGAGCCATCCTTTTTGcgcacaaataataccggtgctccccacggagaagtactgggcctaatgaagcccttgtCTAACAAGTCCTGCACAATTGCACCTTCAATTCGCGCAACTCGGCGGGGGACATACGATAAGTGGGGAATAGAGATGGGTTGAGTGTCCGGATACACATCAATCGTAAATTCAATTTCCTTTCGGGAGGGAGGCACAGTAATTCATCGGGGAATACATcctgaaattcattaactacaggAACGGATTGCAAAGTTGGCGGTTTAGCTTCAGTGCTCCTAActcgaaccaaatgataaatatatcctttggaaattatttttcgcgccttaaggtaggaaataaacctaccctttggtgctGGGGTATTGCCCATCCATTTAAGAACTGGTTCACCCGGAAACTGAAATTTCACAGTTTTGGACCAACATtccacattggcatagcaagaggctagccaatccattcccataatagcgtcaaagtccaccatttctaACTCCACTAGATCAGCAACTGTTTCACGACCACATATCGTAACCACACACCTACGATAAATTCGTCTTGCAATAACAGGTTCCCCGACCGGAGTAGAGACCAAGAAAGGCTTGGACAAAGATTCGGGCTTTATACCGAACTTATCAGCAATATAAGGTGTGATATAAGATAGCGTGGAACCCGGATCGATCAATGCATAGACATCATAAGAACAAATGGATAAAATACCTGTCACAACATCTGGAgacgactcaagatcctgccgtccTGCAAGTGCATAAATACGATTCTGGTTGTTTGCGAAGCGACACCGACCTCTTCCCTACCTCTACCTCGCCGGGGTGGAGAAGACCCTTGTCCAGGAGGGCGAACAGAAGATGAAGAACCTGCGATCGAACCTGTCGGCTGAGCCGGGCCTCCTCTACCACGAGATGGACAGTTTCCCATAACATGACCAGGCTGCCCACAAGAGTAACACACCCCCATACCCTGGCGGCACTGGCCAAAGTGGCCCTTACCGCACTGATCACAACGGGGCAGTGGGGCCCTCGCCTGGCTCGATTCTCCTCTGTAAGAAGGAACTGAAGCTCTCGAGCTTCGACTCGGTCCCGCAATGGTGGGTCTATCAACGCCGCCCTGCGGAACTTGGAAGGTGCACTAACCGGCCGAAGGATCGATCTTCTATAAGAATAGGGCCTATAATCTTCACGATAAGCACACGAATAACACACAACGGACCTGGCCCGCTTATAACTGCCCCTACTCGGGTCTTGCTCAGTCAGCTGTCGGCGTTCAAGGTCCTTCAAATTCTGAGCATATGCCTGaatacgagcaatatccatGCCGCTTTGCAGTGAGGCCGTCATACAATCTTTAATCAAGTGAGGCCCAAGTCCCGTCACAAAACGATGCATCCCATCTTCCATTTCAGCTACCATCGCCGGGGCGTATCTAGCCAAGGAGTTAAACTTCAAACTATATTCCCGAACACTCATATTATTCTGATGAAGCAATAGAAATTCATCAGCTCTAGCTCTGCGAACCTCAGCGGGCAGATAATGATCCAGAAAGGCTCTGGTGAATTCGACCATGCGCCGCGGTGCGTTCGGCCCTCTCGATTGCTGCCAGGACTCATACCATACCGCGGCCACATCCCACGGTCTATAAGAAGCTAGCTCCCGCTGATTCTGTATCAAAAGCATGTATTACCCTCAAAGCGCGGCCCATTCGAtctataaaattctgagggtcatCCTTCGGGTTTGTCCCCGTGAACACCGAGGGTCCAAAGTATAAAAGTCACGTACGCGGGAACTAACGACCTATCCGGAAGGCCGGCCCCCGAGTTTGAGTAGCcaccaatctagtcaataaccCCCGGAGTCGCATCTCGCAAGTCCCCGTTTGTATTCGGCGGGGGGGATGGGGCCCGGAGGGTGAGGAGCCGGAGAGGGGGAGGCGGAGCCCTATCCTGCTCTTCTGCACCTGATGGAATAGAGGTAGCATGCAAGGGGGTAGCGCTCTGAGCCTCGCTATGCCCTAACTCAGCTGGCGGTACTCTGCTCGGGCCTTCCCTAGCAGTGCCCAGTATTCTGCTGACTTTCttcttcctcggaggcatcgctgaaaattAAACACGAAAAGATTAGATAGTTGCATTCTTAACTTGGCTTTATCACATGATCTAGATCATGCAGAAAAGtatcttcctaaatgccctgtagcctcctggcTATAGATATGGTGCACGACATATCGATAACCCatgactctactggacacggctcatagacatccctaggacgaatcgcccgataccaatttgtcacaccccaacgaGGAGTATGACAAGCTCGACCGTAGGCGAAAATCCACCTAACTTAACAATTACTTGGACATCACataccataactcaaagaacataaaaacatagaCACACACATAattcaacacatatatatatatgcggaccgacaaggtcgccacaatataaagtatatcataaagccgtaAAGGCTATCGAAAATATCCGGAACCCAaaacaaggccgacaaggccatacataatatttacatatcccactatgtctatgagcctctaagagtgtacatatgaacatatacTACACTAGCAGAAAAA
Coding sequences within it:
- the LOC132034676 gene encoding uncharacterized mitochondrial protein AtMg00810-like, with product MATKKIRFLLLSNRTFGKWMSTMPSCKSTRDYSLFTKCHKDKIVLTYVDDLLIIGNDDHLIQETKRALQAAFKIKDLGELRYFLGIEFARSKDGILMHQRKYALELISDMGLAGSKPTSTPMEVNQKLTTTEFDHHIPSENSDPLLSNPTAYQRIIERLFYLTTTRPDIAFAVQCLSQFMHSSKESHMEAAIRFVKYIKQAPGLGILMNSHSLNHLSVHCDADWGSCVNSRRSITGYLVKYGSSPICWRSKKQAIKLLGV
- the LOC132034677 gene encoding uncharacterized protein LOC132034677, whose product is MVEFTRAFLDHYLPAEVRRARADEFLLLHQNNMSVREYSLKFNSLARYAPAMVAEMEDGMHRFVTGLGPHLIKDCMTASLQSGMDIARIQAYAQNLKDLERRQLTEQDPSRGSYKRARSVVCYSCAYREDYRPYSYRRSILRPVSAPSKFRRAALIDPPLRDRVEARELQFLLTEENRARRGPHCPVVISAVRATLASAARFPGEPVLKWMGNTPAPKVFIDDILVYSRSETEHADHLRKVLQTLRDQRLYAKFFKCEFWLTSVDFLGHIVSDKGIKVDDQKIEAG